DNA sequence from the Acidobacteriota bacterium genome:
TCCCCCGTGCAACGGGCACCATCGCCGCGCAGATCCCCAGTCGAATGAAGAAGAAGGTCGGCGAGCTGGTCCAGAAGTTGGCGACCGGATAGATGGACGGTTGGAACGAGGCCGCGTAGCCGAGGCCAATGCCGGCCACGCCGGCGGCCAGTAGCGACCACTGCAGCCGAATCTCCTGCGAACGCGTCCGGGCAGCGTGAATCACTTCCCCAACGATCGCCCCTGCCAGCAGGAATGCGGCCCACGGAAACAGCGCAAAGTTGGTCCGGCCTGGCAGCGGCCTGATGTAAGCCTCGAGCGGATCGGGCAGGACCGCCAGCACACCCGCCTCGCGAATCAAGGGCGTGGTCATCGTCACCGCCGTCGTCGCCACCGCGAACAGCACCAGGCGGGTGAGGCGCGCATCGGACACCCGCCACAGTAGCGCGGCGGCCATCATCGCCAGCCCCATGATGTTGAGGATGTCGACCTTCAGGAAGTTGCTGAGCGGCCCCCAACCGAGCAACTGCGATTGCAAACGGAACAGGAACGCCAGGGCCAGGACCTGGGCGCCGCGTGTCAACGCCAGCCGCGCCGCCCCGGCGTGGCCGATTGACGCCGAGCGCATGGCGGCGGCCAGTGACAGCGTCAGCCCGGCCAGGAACAGGAACAGCGGGGCGGCCAGGCCGTTGATGAAGACGATCTGCCGGTAGAGGCCGCCCTGGCGGTCACCGTCGCGCGTCCACGCGTCGGTGACGTGCGCCATCACCATCACGATCACGGCGGCGCCGCGCAGCCAGTCGAGGTAGACCTTGCGCTCCGGTGCGCTCAGGCTCGGACCTCGAACGAGGTGTCCAGTGGGAGGTCCTGGCGCAGCGAGTGCCACACCGAACAGTACTTGTCGCGCGACAACTGGATGGCCCGCTCCATCGCCTGGTCCGGCACGGCACCGGTAATCACGAAGTGCATGGTGAAGCTCACGAAGTGACGCGGCGGTTCCTCGCGGCGCGCGCCGGTGATGGTGGCGGCGAGGGCGGTGAATTCGTGACGGCCCTTGGTGATGATATCGGCCACGTCGATCGCCATGCAGCCGGCCAGCGCCATGGCCACGGCTTCGACCGGCGACGGTCCGGCGGTGCTCTTGCTATCGAGGACGATCTCGGTGGTGCCGGAACGGGCGGCAAAACGCAGGTCGCCCTGCCAGGTGAGGGTTGCGACGGTTGGCGGTTTCACCCTAGCAGTATAGGGAGAATTGCCCCACCTGCAACTCTGCGCTCAGCCGCACCGTCAAACATTTATCGCCGGTTCGGGACCACCGCGCGAAAGGACGGGCCTGATGGACTTCGACCTGATTCTGCCGGGGCGGCATCGATGATCTCTGCACTGGCCCTGGCGGCACAGGTGGCACTCGCCCCCTGCGCCATCGACGGCGTGCCCGGCGAGGCGCGCTGCGGCAGCTATCGCGTGTGGGAAGACCGCGATACCAAACAAGGCCGGCAACTCGACCTCTCCATCATCGTGCTGGCGGCGACGACGGCGGATCGGCGTCCCGATCCGCTCTTCGCGCTGGCAGGCGGGCCGGGTGACGCGCCGTCGTTCAACGCGCGTTTCTTCAGCCGCGCCTTCAGCGAGATCCGCAAGAACCGCGACCTGATGCTGATCGACTTGCGCGGCACCGGCCAGTCGGCGGCGCTCACCTGCCCTGAACTTGCGCAGCCAGGCCCCTCGGGTGCGTTCGACGCGGATCTGTTGAGCGTGGCAGCGGTGCGTGCCTGCCGCTCACGACTGGCAGCCACGGCCGACCTCACCCGCTACACCACCGAGACCGCGGTGGACGACCTGGACGAAGTGCGGCAGGCGCTCGGCTACAAGCAGATCAACCTGTACGGGACCTCGTACGGCAGCCGGGTCGCGCAGGTCTACATGCGGCGTCATCCCGCCAGCCTGCGGGCCGTCACCATGAAGGGCATCGTGCCGCCGTCGATGGCGATGCCCGAAACGCACGCGCGCGCGGGTGAGGAGGCGTGGCAGGCGTTGGTGGCCCGGTGCAACCTGGACGACAACTGCCGGCGCGCCTTCCCCACGCTCGACGCGGACTTCCGCGGGTTGCTCAGCAGGCTCGACAAGGCCTCACCCATGCTTACGCTGCCGGGTAACGCCGATCGGGCAGCGACGGCGGTCAAGGTGACGCGTGGACTGTTCGCCGAGGCCTTCCGCAACGTCCTCTACACGCCCGACGGCCTGGCCCAGGCGCCGAAGCTGGTCGCGCAATTGCTCGCGGGCGACGAGCGCGGCCTGACGGAAACCGCGCTGGCGGGGCGCACGG
Encoded proteins:
- a CDS encoding OsmC family protein; the encoded protein is MKPPTVATLTWQGDLRFAARSGTTEIVLDSKSTAGPSPVEAVAMALAGCMAIDVADIITKGRHEFTALAATITGARREEPPRHFVSFTMHFVITGAVPDQAMERAIQLSRDKYCSVWHSLRQDLPLDTSFEVRA
- a CDS encoding heparan-alpha-glucosaminide N-acetyltransferase domain-containing protein, yielding MALAAPGPPTGHLVRGPSLSAPERKVYLDWLRGAAVIVMVMAHVTDAWTRDGDRQGGLYRQIVFINGLAAPLFLFLAGLTLSLAAAMRSASIGHAGAARLALTRGAQVLALAFLFRLQSQLLGWGPLSNFLKVDILNIMGLAMMAAALLWRVSDARLTRLVLFAVATTAVTMTTPLIREAGVLAVLPDPLEAYIRPLPGRTNFALFPWAAFLLAGAIVGEVIHAARTRSQEIRLQWSLLAAGVAGIGLGYAASFQPSIYPVANFWTSSPTFFFIRLGICAAMVPVARGIDWFHHAVPRWLGSYVSAPPGVVTATLGRSSLFVYWIHVEMVYGLLARPLRRALPIGWSLVATAALCLLLYAIVLWKDRLMAGVKLTGPFRIFAPVLK
- a CDS encoding alpha/beta hydrolase; translated protein: MISALALAAQVALAPCAIDGVPGEARCGSYRVWEDRDTKQGRQLDLSIIVLAATTADRRPDPLFALAGGPGDAPSFNARFFSRAFSEIRKNRDLMLIDLRGTGQSAALTCPELAQPGPSGAFDADLLSVAAVRACRSRLAATADLTRYTTETAVDDLDEVRQALGYKQINLYGTSYGSRVAQVYMRRHPASLRAVTMKGIVPPSMAMPETHARAGEEAWQALVARCNLDDNCRRAFPTLDADFRGLLSRLDKASPMLTLPGNADRAATAVKVTRGLFAEAFRNVLYTPDGLAQAPKLVAQLLAGDERGLTETALAGRTVLGGNRLAAGFFLSVTCTEDIPFLSKDARSQAEGTFGGDYRLQQQTAACAEWPRGTVSSAHGQPTRSAVPTLMVSGEFDPVTPPAGADEVLRGLPNGAHVVMRNNGHPIGNAEACINGMFAAFLETGSAAGLDRSCAAAIPARPFQLSGSKP